A genomic region of Eucalyptus grandis isolate ANBG69807.140 chromosome 5, ASM1654582v1, whole genome shotgun sequence contains the following coding sequences:
- the LOC120293805 gene encoding probable LRR receptor-like serine/threonine-protein kinase At3g47570 — MGLSSLSIAFSLANNNLSGSLPLQVGSLKNLGILDLSYNRLTGLIPTSIGECLVLERLHLEANSFHGQIPEALRPLRGLLELDLSNNNFSGPIPIFLAGLSLLMYLNLSFNQLEGQVPEGGVFLNASSVSIYGNTKLCGGVLGLKLPLCKSPSSKKSSSTKARVIYVVVGSLLCLALLLLCLSIYYRKKKQTTTNASTSLSFENQFLRISYEELLRATDRFSETNLIGKGRYGMVYKGILDGGAMVATKVLNLTQRGASRSFISECRTLGTIRHRNLVKILSVCSSVDFRGNDFKALIYEFMANESLEQWLHPRTIGQDDECSKSRNLRLVQRLNIAIDIATAIEYLHKDCYPAIVHGDLKPSNVLLDIDKVARVGDFGLAKIISTMSIETTRVPDQGGSTSTAIRGSIGYVPPDMKLSYFSLLVFS; from the coding sequence ATGGGTCTTTCTTCCTTGTCGATCGCCTTCAGTTtagcaaataataatttaagtgGATCTCTTCCATTGCAAGTTGGATCTTTAAAGAATCTTGGCATATTAGATCTGTCTTACAATAGATTGACCGGCTTAATTCCGACGTCCATTGGCGAGTGCTTGGTATTGGAACGACTTCACTTAGAAGCTAATTCTTTTCATGGTCAAATCCCCGAAGCTTTACGTCCATTACGGGGTTTACTAGAGCTGGACCtttccaataataatttttctggtCCAATCCCGATCTTTCTCGCAGGGCTCTCACTACTCATGTACTTGAATTTGTCCTTCAATCAACTAGAAGGACAAGTTCCAGAGGGTGGAGTTTTTCTTAATGCAAGTTCTGTATCGATTTATGGAAATACGAAACTTTGTGGAGGTGTTCTCGGTCTGAAGCTTCCTCTTTGCAAATCACCAAGCTCTAAGAAGTCTTCTTCAACCAAGGCCAGAGTAATATATGTGGTAGTTGGCAGTTTGTTATGTTTAGCTTTGTTGCTTCTATGTCTGTCTATCTACTACCGCAAAAAGAAGCAAACGACAACCAATGCCTCCACTTCATTATCTTTCGAGAACCAATTCTTGAGGATTTCTTATGAAGAACTCCTGAGGGCGACTGACAGATTCTCCGAGACCAATTTGATTGGTAAAGGGAGATACGGCATGGTTTATAAGGGGATTCTTGATGGTGGTGCCATGGTGGCGACGAAGGTGCTCAATCTAACGCAAAGAGGTGCTTCGAGGAGCTTTATCTCCGAATGTCGAACTCTAGGAACCATTAGACACCGAAACCTCGTAAAGATACTAAGTGTCTGTTCGAGCGTGGACTTTCGAGGAAATGACTTCAAAGCTCTAATTTATGAGTTCATGGCTAATGAGAGCTTGGAGCAGTGGCTGCACCCTAGGACTATAGGACAAGATGATGAGTGTAGCAAATCAAGAAATCTTAGACTAGTGCAGAGGTTAAACATTGCCATCGACATAGCTACTGCAATCGAATATCTCCATAAGGATTGTTATCCAGCAATCGTTCATGGAGATTTGAAGCCAAGTAATGTGCTTTTGGACATTGACAAGGTGGCTCGAGTTGGAGATTTCGGGCTTGCAAAGATCATTTCAACAATGTCTATTGAAACCACAAGAGTTCCGGACCAAGGTGGTTCAACTTCAACCGCAATCAGAGGATCCATTGGCTATGTGCCTCCTGATATGAAACTGTCATATTTTTCTCTATTAGTTTTTAGTTGA